From Solidesulfovibrio carbinoliphilus subsp. oakridgensis, the proteins below share one genomic window:
- a CDS encoding MBL fold metallo-hydrolase, with protein sequence MHTQPVAPVERVSVTTLIDNSLDHFLLESTAVLKRPLLSWSKSPVAEHGLSLLIEFERGGEAHTVLLDTGLSDLALSHNMDVLGLDPDRIEAVILSHGHMDHIGGLPGFLARTSRGCDLISHPGAYCRRRLNIPGQGPQPELPALNAAALAEAGATIRTAPDPTLWFSDMLLTLGEIERTTAFERGFPWAEIHEGGQWLADPFCDDQALVFDVAGKGLVVISGCAHAGIINSVRYAQKVTGTRAILAVMGGFHLTGPLFEPIVDQTVAAMRELAPAHLIPMHCTGWKSTHAFAAAMPGQFMQSSVGTRYDFT encoded by the coding sequence ATGCATACCCAGCCCGTAGCGCCCGTGGAACGCGTCTCCGTCACCACCCTGATCGACAACTCCCTGGACCATTTCCTCCTCGAAAGCACGGCTGTCCTGAAACGGCCGCTTCTGTCCTGGAGCAAGAGCCCGGTGGCCGAACACGGCCTGTCGCTTCTCATCGAGTTCGAAAGAGGCGGCGAGGCCCATACCGTCCTTTTGGACACGGGCCTGAGCGATCTGGCCCTTTCGCACAACATGGACGTCCTGGGCCTGGATCCGGACCGCATCGAGGCCGTCATCCTCAGCCACGGCCACATGGACCATATCGGCGGGCTGCCCGGCTTTCTGGCCAGGACCAGCCGGGGGTGCGACCTCATCTCGCACCCCGGGGCCTATTGCCGGCGGCGGCTCAACATCCCGGGCCAGGGGCCGCAACCGGAGCTGCCGGCCCTTAACGCGGCCGCCCTGGCCGAGGCCGGGGCCACCATCCGCACGGCCCCGGACCCGACCCTGTGGTTTTCGGACATGCTGCTGACGCTTGGCGAGATCGAACGGACGACGGCGTTCGAGCGGGGCTTTCCCTGGGCGGAAATCCACGAGGGCGGCCAATGGCTGGCCGATCCCTTCTGCGACGACCAGGCCCTGGTCTTTGACGTGGCGGGCAAGGGACTGGTGGTCATAAGCGGCTGCGCCCACGCCGGCATCATCAACAGCGTCCGCTACGCCCAGAAAGTGACGGGCACCCGGGCGATCCTGGCCGTCATGGGCGGCTTCCACCTGACGGGGCCCCTTTTCGAGCCCATCGTCGACCAGACCGTCGCGGCCATGCGCGAACTTGCCCCGGCCCATCTCATCCCCATGCACTGCACCGGCTGGAAGTCCACCCACGCCTTTGCCGCGGCCATGCCCGGACAGTTCATGCAAAGCAGCGTGGGCACGCGCTACGACTTCACCTGA
- a CDS encoding phosphate signaling complex PhoU family protein, with amino-acid sequence MRILEGIEENFRFMVLEVSKQVASALLAVERPDPDRIKRIESRDDYIDNLKSVIENACWGRIHDSRDTNKRTLDLVRAANIININLERIADYAVNIVSQVQYLTDPAFIRRYDYRDPFVDVDKALGLVFPALTRQDVRLALRICRAEFSLDDRFKAAFDAILADLRRGESPENAISCFNIFRYLERMGDALLNIGEAVIFAALGEKLKIHQYQALQDSLGQGEDGAPLAAGEFSSIWGTRSGCRIGRLEEHGPRSKGVLFKEGTAAKLAKEKENIERWQRLSPGLPPAIQAFQTDGDSASMLLEYLGGCNLQEVVLTADREIVENACFLVTQTVGGIWEQTLSRRPVPADFMGQMRSRLEDVFRLYPGFARGPKRLGEVAIASVPELLASATDAEAGLAAPFSVFLHGDFNLNNVVYDHTAQRIHYIDLNRSAEGDYVQDTAVFLASNFRLPVFEARLRGRIELAMARFLEFARSFAAEQNDAQFEARLTFGVARALATSARFEMHRDFAQELFLRGVYLLERATAHAGRPWEDLAFPDAVLLY; translated from the coding sequence ATGCGCATATTGGAAGGGATCGAGGAAAATTTCCGGTTCATGGTCCTTGAGGTGTCCAAGCAGGTGGCCAGCGCCCTTTTGGCGGTCGAACGGCCGGACCCGGACCGCATAAAGCGCATCGAGAGCCGCGACGACTACATCGACAACCTGAAAAGCGTCATCGAGAACGCCTGCTGGGGCCGCATCCACGACTCCCGCGACACCAACAAGCGCACCCTTGACCTGGTGCGGGCCGCCAACATCATCAACATCAACCTGGAGCGGATCGCGGACTACGCGGTTAACATCGTCTCCCAGGTCCAGTACCTGACCGACCCGGCCTTCATCCGCCGCTACGACTACCGCGACCCGTTCGTGGACGTGGACAAGGCCCTGGGGCTGGTCTTTCCGGCCTTGACCCGCCAGGACGTGCGCCTGGCCCTGCGCATCTGCCGGGCGGAATTCTCCCTGGACGACCGGTTCAAGGCCGCCTTCGACGCCATCCTGGCCGATCTGCGGCGCGGCGAGTCCCCGGAAAACGCCATCTCCTGCTTCAACATCTTCCGCTATCTGGAGCGGATGGGCGACGCCCTGCTCAACATCGGCGAGGCCGTCATTTTCGCGGCCCTCGGCGAGAAGCTGAAAATCCACCAGTACCAGGCCCTGCAGGATTCGCTTGGTCAGGGCGAGGACGGGGCCCCGCTTGCCGCCGGGGAGTTCAGCTCCATCTGGGGCACCCGGTCGGGCTGCCGCATCGGCCGGCTCGAGGAGCACGGGCCCCGGTCCAAGGGCGTGCTCTTCAAGGAAGGGACGGCCGCCAAGCTGGCCAAGGAAAAGGAGAACATCGAGCGGTGGCAGCGCCTGTCCCCGGGGCTCCCGCCGGCCATCCAGGCCTTCCAGACCGACGGCGACTCGGCTTCCATGCTGCTGGAATATCTCGGCGGCTGCAATCTCCAGGAAGTGGTCCTGACGGCCGACCGGGAGATCGTGGAAAACGCCTGCTTCCTGGTCACCCAGACCGTGGGCGGCATCTGGGAGCAGACGCTCTCGCGCCGGCCGGTGCCGGCGGACTTCATGGGCCAGATGCGTTCCCGCCTGGAGGACGTCTTCCGGCTCTATCCCGGGTTCGCCCGGGGGCCCAAGCGGCTCGGCGAGGTGGCCATCGCCTCGGTGCCCGAGCTTTTGGCCTCGGCCACGGATGCCGAAGCCGGATTGGCCGCGCCCTTTTCCGTGTTCCTGCACGGCGATTTCAACCTCAACAACGTCGTCTACGACCACACGGCCCAGCGCATCCACTACATCGACCTCAACCGCTCGGCCGAGGGCGACTACGTCCAGGACACGGCCGTGTTCCTGGCTTCCAACTTCCGGCTGCCGGTCTTTGAAGCGCGCCTTCGCGGCCGCATCGAACTGGCCATGGCCCGGTTTTTGGAATTCGCCCGGTCCTTTGCCGCCGAGCAGAATGATGCCCAGTTCGAGGCCCGGCTCACCTTCGGCGTGGCCCGGGCCCTCGCCACCTCGGCCCGGTTCGAGATGCACCGGGACTTTGCCCAGGAACTGTTCCTGCGCGGCGTCTACCTGCTGGAACGGGCCACGGCCCATGCCGGGCGGCCCTGGGAGGACCTGGCCTTTCCGGACGCGGTCCTCCTGTATTAG
- a CDS encoding PAS domain S-box protein has protein sequence MAKGLFSKAGILLLGFAAAGLLVVPAGWLVFRVENARFLEGRRATVQAHLGEVRLALEAALAARLACLHALAAFAASRPDAGDREFTVFAARLVAGEPDIRSVQLARDLTVSHVFPEAGNPGILGLSLPKALPPPQAAALAETLESGRMTLLGPVPLLQGGQGLIARMPVRLPAGPGGPDAPRLWGLATVILDSDAFFRDVEPGQIGAIRLAIRAGDDAGPGGALAYGDPAIFGDTPVVADMAVPGGSWRLAAIPAGGWAPLAVPWSLLGPAGATWLVLGLAFSVFLTWPARLARGIRLATAALDAAKGDLERTVEARTRELSAANESLRNLYEYAPVGIFTSGPEGRYRTVNHCLARMYGFDTPQELLAGVTDIQDQIYCDPGERTALLARLADCGQLSDYETRRRTRTGDAIWVSLNIRAVCDASGGIVRLEGFCTDITARKRADASLRLLWAAVEQSPASIVITDADGTIEYVNPHFTVLTGYTPEEARGQNPRLLKSGVHPPAFYAALWETLRSGRVWRGEFCNRTKEGGIYWEDSSISPVRDEAGRITHFVAVKEDITAQKERKDRLRRLMAEFEALFDASSVGIVHLGPDRRVVRVNRRFSELFGLASMEMAGRALEDIHGGSTRLRAFRQETLARIEAGESVHFEERLRSKAGHVFWCSIHGTRIEPDSPASGSLWIFDDISARRELEAVREDVERIMRHDLKAPLNSIVNLPELVAAVGPVTDEQREMLGEIERAGEVMLRQIELSLDLYKMETGTYVPQVQRIDLARIVAGVGAMLAKTASPKGVALALSAGDGPVFAMGSAVLCQNIAANLLKNAIEAEAAGATVAIRVFAEAGRTVLAIHNPSPVPADILPVFFEKYATSGKAGGSGLGTYSARLMAESQGGRISLESTPASGTTVTVSLPGA, from the coding sequence ATGGCCAAGGGCCTCTTTTCAAAGGCCGGGATTCTCCTCCTCGGCTTCGCGGCGGCGGGCCTGCTCGTCGTGCCGGCGGGGTGGCTCGTGTTCCGGGTCGAAAACGCCCGTTTCCTGGAAGGGCGGCGGGCCACGGTCCAGGCGCATCTCGGCGAGGTCCGCCTGGCCCTGGAAGCGGCCCTGGCCGCAAGGCTCGCCTGCCTCCACGCCCTGGCCGCCTTTGCCGCCTCCCGGCCGGATGCCGGGGACCGGGAATTCACGGTCTTCGCCGCCCGGCTCGTCGCAGGCGAGCCGGACATCCGTTCCGTGCAGCTCGCCCGCGACCTCACCGTCAGCCATGTCTTTCCCGAGGCCGGCAACCCCGGCATCCTCGGCCTGTCCCTGCCAAAGGCCTTGCCGCCGCCGCAGGCGGCCGCCCTGGCCGAGACCCTCGAATCCGGCCGGATGACCCTCCTTGGCCCGGTCCCGCTCCTCCAGGGCGGGCAGGGGCTCATCGCCCGCATGCCGGTCAGGCTGCCGGCCGGGCCAGGCGGACCGGATGCGCCGCGTTTGTGGGGCCTGGCCACGGTCATCCTCGATTCGGACGCCTTTTTCCGGGACGTCGAGCCCGGGCAGATCGGCGCCATCCGGCTGGCCATCCGCGCCGGCGACGACGCGGGGCCGGGAGGCGCGCTGGCCTACGGCGATCCGGCGATTTTCGGCGACACCCCGGTCGTGGCCGATATGGCCGTGCCGGGTGGCTCCTGGCGGCTGGCGGCCATCCCGGCCGGCGGCTGGGCCCCCCTGGCCGTGCCCTGGTCCCTGCTCGGCCCGGCCGGAGCCACCTGGCTGGTCCTGGGGCTGGCCTTTTCCGTCTTTCTCACCTGGCCGGCCCGGCTGGCCCGGGGCATCCGCCTGGCCACCGCCGCCCTGGACGCGGCCAAGGGCGACCTGGAACGGACCGTGGAGGCGCGCACCCGGGAGCTTTCGGCCGCCAACGAATCCCTCCGGAACCTCTACGAATACGCCCCGGTCGGCATCTTCACCTCCGGCCCCGAGGGCCGTTACCGCACGGTCAACCACTGCCTGGCCCGGATGTACGGCTTCGACACGCCCCAGGAGCTTCTGGCGGGCGTGACCGACATCCAGGACCAGATCTATTGCGATCCCGGCGAACGCACGGCCCTGCTGGCGCGCCTGGCCGACTGCGGCCAGCTGTCCGACTACGAGACCCGGCGCCGCACGCGCACCGGCGACGCCATCTGGGTGTCGCTCAACATCCGGGCCGTGTGCGACGCCTCCGGCGGCATCGTCCGGCTGGAAGGGTTTTGCACGGACATCACCGCGCGCAAGCGGGCCGACGCCTCCCTGCGCCTCCTGTGGGCGGCGGTCGAGCAGTCGCCGGCCTCCATCGTCATCACCGACGCGGACGGAACCATCGAATACGTCAATCCGCACTTCACGGTCCTGACCGGCTACACCCCGGAGGAGGCCCGGGGGCAAAACCCGAGATTGCTCAAAAGCGGGGTCCACCCTCCGGCCTTCTACGCGGCCCTATGGGAGACGCTCCGGTCCGGCCGGGTCTGGCGGGGGGAGTTTTGCAACCGGACCAAGGAGGGCGGCATCTACTGGGAGGATTCCTCCATCTCGCCCGTGCGCGACGAGGCCGGCCGCATCACCCATTTCGTGGCCGTCAAAGAGGACATCACGGCGCAGAAGGAGCGCAAGGACCGCCTGCGCCGGCTCATGGCCGAGTTCGAGGCCCTCTTCGACGCCTCTTCGGTGGGCATCGTCCACCTCGGCCCGGACAGGCGGGTGGTGCGGGTCAACCGCCGCTTTTCCGAACTCTTCGGCCTGGCTTCCATGGAAATGGCCGGCCGGGCCCTGGAGGACATCCACGGCGGCAGCACCCGGCTGCGGGCCTTTCGCCAGGAGACCCTGGCCCGGATCGAGGCCGGCGAAAGCGTCCATTTCGAGGAGCGGTTGCGCAGCAAGGCCGGCCATGTCTTCTGGTGCTCCATCCACGGCACGCGCATCGAGCCCGACAGCCCGGCCTCGGGCTCCCTCTGGATCTTCGACGACATCTCGGCCCGCCGGGAACTGGAGGCGGTCCGCGAGGACGTGGAGCGGATCATGCGCCACGACTTGAAGGCCCCGCTCAACAGCATCGTCAACCTGCCGGAACTCGTCGCCGCCGTCGGACCGGTCACGGACGAACAGCGCGAAATGCTCGGCGAGATCGAACGGGCCGGCGAGGTCATGCTCCGCCAGATCGAGCTGTCGCTTGACCTTTACAAGATGGAAACCGGGACCTACGTGCCCCAGGTCCAGCGCATCGATCTGGCCCGGATCGTGGCCGGCGTGGGGGCCATGCTGGCCAAGACCGCGTCGCCCAAAGGCGTGGCCCTGGCCCTGTCGGCCGGTGACGGCCCGGTCTTCGCCATGGGCAGCGCCGTGCTGTGCCAGAACATCGCCGCCAACCTGCTCAAAAACGCCATCGAGGCCGAAGCGGCCGGCGCCACGGTCGCCATCCGCGTCTTTGCCGAGGCCGGCCGCACCGTCCTCGCCATCCACAACCCGTCGCCTGTCCCGGCCGACATCCTGCCGGTCTTCTTCGAGAAATACGCCACCAGCGGCAAGGCCGGCGGCAGCGGGCTCGGCACCTATTCCGCCCGCCTCATGGCCGAAAGCCAGGGCGGCCGGATCAGCCTGGAATCCACCCCCGCCTCCGGCACCACCGTCACCGTCTCGCTGCCCGGGGCGTAG
- a CDS encoding zinc-binding alcohol dehydrogenase family protein, giving the protein MQAVMAKGGVPPGRPGAFVLAEVPIPAPGPDDLLVRVAAVSVNPVDAKVHARMAAGEEKILGYDACGTVAAAGAAVSGFAPGDRVYYAGDVTRPGCDAEFHLVDARIAAKAPASLDTPAVAALPLTGITAWEALFDRLGFTADAGANAGRDILVIGGAGGVGSMAIQLAKWAGLRVVATASRPESADWCRGLGAEIVLDHRKDLPAQLQAAGLADVSAVFCTTHLETHWAAMAACLRPQGAVCCIDDPSGPLDITVFKSKCASIHWEFMFARSMWKTPDMAEQGRILARLAGLLDAGTVRPTLAAAHSGLDPAVFARAHQDQLSGRMVGKQVIVF; this is encoded by the coding sequence ATGCAGGCAGTCATGGCCAAGGGCGGCGTGCCGCCCGGCCGGCCGGGCGCGTTCGTCCTGGCCGAGGTCCCGATTCCCGCGCCCGGGCCGGACGATCTCCTGGTCAGGGTCGCGGCCGTTTCCGTCAACCCGGTGGACGCCAAGGTCCACGCCAGGATGGCCGCCGGCGAGGAAAAAATCCTCGGCTACGACGCCTGTGGCACGGTTGCGGCCGCAGGCGCCGCCGTGTCCGGCTTCGCCCCCGGCGACCGGGTCTATTACGCCGGCGACGTGACCCGGCCCGGCTGCGACGCCGAGTTCCATCTGGTCGACGCCCGCATCGCGGCCAAGGCCCCGGCGAGCCTCGATACCCCGGCCGTGGCCGCCCTGCCCCTGACCGGCATCACGGCCTGGGAGGCCCTCTTTGACCGGCTCGGTTTCACCGCCGACGCCGGGGCCAACGCCGGGCGCGACATCCTCGTCATCGGCGGGGCGGGCGGGGTCGGCTCCATGGCCATCCAGCTGGCCAAATGGGCCGGCCTTCGGGTCGTGGCCACGGCCTCGCGACCCGAGTCCGCCGACTGGTGCCGGGGGCTCGGGGCTGAGATCGTCCTCGACCACAGGAAAGACCTGCCGGCCCAGCTCCAGGCCGCCGGCCTTGCCGACGTGTCGGCCGTTTTCTGCACCACCCACCTGGAGACCCACTGGGCGGCCATGGCCGCCTGCCTGCGGCCCCAGGGCGCGGTCTGCTGCATCGACGACCCGTCGGGGCCCCTCGACATCACGGTCTTTAAATCCAAGTGCGCGAGCATCCATTGGGAATTCATGTTCGCCCGTTCCATGTGGAAGACCCCGGACATGGCCGAGCAGGGCCGCATCCTGGCCCGGCTGGCCGGGCTCCTCGACGCCGGCACGGTCCGGCCGACCCTGGCCGCCGCGCACTCGGGCCTCGATCCGGCCGTCTTCGCCAGGGCCCACCAGGACCAGCTCTCGGGCCGGATGGTCGGCAAGCAGGTCATCGTCTTTTAG
- a CDS encoding amphi-Trp domain-containing protein encodes MEKESRFKYESVQDAETLRRYLETVTAGFAAGELRFASREGEVTLHPKGMLGFLIEAKSMGGRMKLHLKFSWREDGAAEEGDAGLVIDAGESSS; translated from the coding sequence GTGGAAAAGGAATCCCGGTTCAAATACGAGTCCGTCCAGGACGCCGAGACGCTCAGGCGCTACCTGGAGACGGTCACCGCCGGCTTTGCCGCCGGCGAACTCCGGTTCGCCAGCCGCGAGGGCGAGGTGACGCTCCACCCCAAGGGCATGCTCGGGTTTCTCATTGAGGCCAAGTCCATGGGCGGGCGCATGAAGCTCCACTTGAAATTTTCCTGGCGCGAGGACGGCGCGGCCGAGGAGGGCGACGCGGGCCTCGTCATCGACGCCGGCGAGTCCTCCTCCTGA
- a CDS encoding GAK system XXXCH domain-containing protein — MSGSRKRKFELVLPRVEALATLAGLTAQAAAGNLVIGGEVVPLDDFMSLKIGIKHLGASSMLKVRLKYPAVGLDALPTPAGVDREDAAREAALAAAPEAVAADAGGGGAVEPEGRPRYKGLKKRMKHFFKALVVSLRAGQAPDRDVVAAFIADSRLMTSFPGKGDAFYPAYDAEVDRLEEAAAAGDIAAMTASVAALDRMKKECHSRHA, encoded by the coding sequence ATGTCCGGATCACGCAAACGGAAGTTCGAGTTGGTGCTGCCCCGGGTCGAGGCCCTGGCCACCCTGGCCGGGCTGACCGCCCAGGCCGCGGCCGGCAATCTCGTCATCGGCGGCGAAGTCGTGCCGCTTGACGATTTCATGAGCCTTAAAATCGGCATCAAACACCTCGGCGCCTCGTCCATGCTGAAGGTCCGGCTCAAGTACCCGGCCGTGGGTCTCGACGCCCTGCCGACCCCGGCCGGCGTGGACAGGGAGGACGCGGCCCGGGAGGCGGCCCTGGCCGCCGCGCCCGAAGCCGTTGCCGCCGATGCCGGGGGGGGCGGAGCCGTGGAGCCCGAGGGCCGGCCCCGATACAAGGGCCTCAAAAAGCGGATGAAGCATTTTTTCAAGGCCCTGGTCGTGTCGCTGCGGGCCGGGCAGGCCCCGGACCGGGACGTGGTGGCCGCGTTTATTGCCGACAGCCGGCTCATGACGTCTTTCCCCGGCAAGGGCGACGCCTTCTATCCGGCCTACGACGCCGAGGTGGACCGGCTGGAGGAAGCCGCGGCCGCCGGCGACATCGCGGCCATGACGGCCTCGGTCGCGGCCCTTGACCGCATGAAAAAGGAGTGTCACAGCCGCCATGCCTGA